The DNA window AAGATAACTCTTTTAGCAAAACATGCCCAACATAGATGATAGATCACATTTGGGTAGATTAGGTTACAAAAACTTTTAATATCAAACTCAGAATATAACCACACCTCACCCAGTCATATACTTGAGATGACTTGACCAGgttgaaataaaaatttaaaacatacaGCAAACTTTCAGAAAATAAGATGCAAAATGATAAATACATGCAACGCTATTCTATATTCTTTTTTGACTCTATGCTGGCATGAGACCAAAGAGACATTCATGAAAACTTCCGCGCAGCAGCTCTGACGAACATTTTAAAGCCACACTGAAACATGAGGAAGATCTTCTATGACCAAACTTAAGCCGTAAGATATATTTAATCTATACTGCCTTTTTTCAGGTTTTTGCAAGAGTCAAAAAGAGAATAAAGAGAGTGTATTAGAGAATGTCCATCTGACCAACAAACATAACTGCAACCAAATGATATAAAACCTTAGAAATGAAATTGATATGGGGATAAAAGACAGTCTAGGAAAAGCTGTAGTACCTGTATGTCGGGAATTCCAGAACCCGTAGCCAACAGAACTACAAGATGAAATCCCTTCATCAAGAAATTGCGATACCACTTTCTCTGAAACATGAGATGATCCTCTGATTAGACTTTAACTACACACTAGCAATTCATACCAGATAGATTTAACCACGTCATAATACAAAATACAATTACACAGCCAAAAGAATCAACTGTTGCCAGAACCTTCTCCTCAAGGTGAGCACGAGACCCAAAAGCAGCAATTGGGACATCTGAAATTCTCATCGTTGAATCGCTAGCTCTAGAGCCTCCAAACTTGCGCTCCTCCGTAGCAAGTGTGAGAATCTGACGAGGAAACCATCTATTATGTAATTTTCCCTAATCAAAAGCCTGCCGAGTGATGGGTTTGAAGACCACTAACTATAAGCCAAAAGACACATGAAGACGATCGGAAGTTGATTTCCAGTGAAATTCGGAAGGACGAAGACAAAAGTACCACCgttagaaaacaaaaataagtAAGAGGTTTGAATGGAATGCTTAGGGAATGGGACAATACCCATGAGGCCCCAAAACCTTCTAGTCAAAATTACGACAAGACAATTGGTACGGGAACCAA is part of the Primulina eburnea isolate SZY01 chromosome 1, ASM2296580v1, whole genome shotgun sequence genome and encodes:
- the LOC140828606 gene encoding uncharacterized protein isoform X4, which encodes MVWKRKSGAVLAVADERKTAILTLATEERKFGGSRASDSTMRISDVPIAAFGSRAHLEEKVLATVDSFGCRKWYRNFLMKGFHLVVLLATGSGIPDIQAEAAVTTIEASEVGEMLETAEAMEVGETSEAEAMEASEVGEMRWRLGMRRRWRR
- the LOC140828606 gene encoding uncharacterized protein isoform X6 — encoded protein: MILTLATEERKFGGSRASDSTMRISDVPIAAFGSRAHLEEKVLATVDSFGCRKWYRNFLMKGFHLVVLLATGSGIPDIQAEAAVTTIEASEVGEMLETAEAMEVGETSEAEAMEASEVGEMSEAATTAEAIEAGETSEAEQR